The nucleotide window GCGAACCCATGCCTCCTGGTTGGGGTCTAGTGTTTTCGATGGGGCCCGTTTCTTCGATGGCGTCATGCCCGATATTGATCTGCATTGCTTGCGCGTCAACGATTCTGCCCTGGCACTAGGCATCAAGCCAACCATGAAAGTCGGTGACATGGTTGAGCTCACAAAGGAAGGTTGCGCCAAATTCAAAGGCGATCAGCAGATTTATGTGAAGCCGATGTATTGGTCGGAACACGACGGACCCGGTGTCATCACCGGGGATCCGAACAGCACACGTTTTTGCCTTTGTCTGTTCGACGCGCCAATGGCTCCCAAGGATACCGCGATGAGCATCACGCTGTCGCCTTATCGTCGGCCGACAATGGAATGTATGCCGGTCAATGCCAAGGCCGGATGCCTATATCCCAACAATGCCAGGGCTATGGTTGAGGCCAAGGAACGCGGCTTCGACAATGCTGTTGTAAGGGATATGCTCGGCAATGTCGCTGAGTTGACGTCTGCCAATATCTTTATGGCAAAAGACGGCAAGGTTCACACACCGGCTCCGAACGGAACTTTTCTGAACGGCATCACGCGCCAGCGTGTCATTCAGCTGCTCAGATCTGCGGGCTTTGATGTGTTTGAGCGCACAATGGGCTATCAGGATTTTCTCGAAGCGGACGAGATTTTTTCGACCGGGAACTATAACAAGGTCACTCCGGTGAAGCGCATCGAGAAGAGAGACCTGCAGCCAGGTCCAATTGCAGCTCGTGCACGCGACCTTTACTGGGACTTCTCGCATTCCTGATCCCGGGAGACACGTTACCCTGTCTTGACCTGAAGAACAGGTCCGTGCGGCTACCTTACCGCAAGCGCTGCCGCAACAAGCAGGGCTACTGCTGCTGCCAGCGATGCCCCATCAAACGAGCCCGTGAGGTTGTGCAGATAGCCTGCAAACCACGGGCCGATCACCTGGCCAATTCCGAAACTGGCCGTCAGGATGGCCAACATCCTTCGGATCGCTTCAGGGCCACCCGCACTTGCCAGGCGCCGGCCTTCCATCAAGCCAAGCGCAGTCATGCCCATGAAGGTGCCCCCAAGAAGAGCTGCACCCAGCAGGAATACTGATGGAGCCTGCCCAATCACAGTGAGGGCGACACCGGCTGCTTCGATGACACTTGCCAAAGCAAAGGCGCGCCTTGCCCCCAGAGAATTGGAAACTTTGTTCCAGATATAGATCGACGGCACCGCAAAAAGGCCAACGGTCAGCCAGACAAAAGGCTCGGCTGGCTGCAGGGCAGGGGTCGTTCGCGCAATCGTGGAGACAAATGTTGCGGTGATGACATAGCCGAAGCCAAACAGTCCATAGGCAAGGATTAATCGAACAAGGCCGGGTTCCAGATAGCTTATTGTTGTCTCGTAGCTATTTACGGCGCTGGTGGTGGCCTCGTTGGATGGATTTAAGAGCGAAGTGTCTTTGCCCGGTACAAGAAAAGCTGCCAATACCAGAAGAACAAAAGTTGCAGCGCCACTCGCCAGCCACAAGCCACGCCAATCAGTCCCTGCATGCGCGAGGGATGCTACCAGTATTGCTGAAAAGGCGATGCCGCAGCCGACACCGGCAAAATGCAGCGCAGAGAGGCCTCCGCGGCCTGCGGCGTTGAGGCGTTCAAGGATCAGGGTTGTTGAAAAAACGAGAACAAATGCGCTGGCTACACCGCTCAGGAAACGGATTGCCAAAAAAGCAAAGAGAGCAGTTGTCAGAGCCATTGCAGCGCTTGTCAGCGCGCTGACAAGCAATCCGCCAAGGAACCACATGCGAGGGCTGCCTGACAAAAAACGTGACGCGCCAGCAAGAGCTCCGGAAAGATAGCCAAGAAAATTTGCAGCCGCGATCAGACCTGCTTCATCGGCTGGCAGATTCAAGCCTTCGGTCATGAAAGGCAGGATTGGCGTGTAAACGAACCGGCCGATACCCATAGCAGCGGCAAGCGCGCAAAGGCCGCCGATTGCAAGTGTGGCCGGATCGCGGGAGAGGGCTTTCATTCCGGTCTCGCGGCTTCCGGTATTTCCAGTCAGTGCCATTTAGCGCGAATGGAAGGGTCTTTGCCACTCTCGATTTGCCATGTCACTCGGCTCGTTGGAAATTCAAGCGCGTTTCGATTGCTTTGCCGGGTCCGGAACTGGATCGAGATCCAGGCCAATTTGTTGCGCTATCGGGGTTGGTCTTCTCTTAGGGCAGCCTGAAACAGGACTTCTGCAGCGTCGCGTTTGCGGACCAGATTGTTTCAAAGAAGAGCCTGCGCAAGGATCATCAGAACTCCCGCACCCACAATGTAGCCGGCGTCTATGGCAAGTGCAGCAAAGCTCTTTTTGCAGAAAGCACCATTTGAAATCGTCAATGCGGCAGCGGCCAGAATGGCAAGAATAGCCGCGAACAGCGCATTGAATGTAGCGGTGATGCCAATCACGGTCGCCAAAAAGAACAGCCCGATTATCTGAAGCATCATGGCGCTCATCGGAGGCTTACTGTCTTTGTTGAGTTCGACACCGGAACCTTGGGCCCAGGCTTTCGCAAAGAGCAACGGGGAATAAACCAGCCATCCGAACAAGAAAGCGACGACGGTGCCAGCACCAACTGCAATCCAGTTTACGTTTTCAACTTCCACTATCGCCTCCTTACCACAGTCCGACGGGTTGCCAGACATTCAGGAACCCGCGAGCAACACTTTCATTCAACCGTAGAGGTGAATTAGCAGGCGATATCCAATCAGTCAACTTAATGGTTGATTGACGTGATTGAGTTTAGCGGTCTAGCTTGAAGTGCCTGCGAACTGAGACCGTTCAGGACCCGTGAAGATTTGAGGTCGTGAAATCAGGCTGTCGGCGGCACGACAGGAAACTGTTTACTGAAAAAGCCGGAGGTCTGAATGTTGCTCAGCCATGGAGCGTACAGAATTCCGGGCGTTGGCTCTGTTCTTGATTACAGCAGTTTTTATAGTTGTTGTAGCACTGGTCAAGCGAACTCCAATCACTTTCTTCAGTATACTTTGGAAATAATGCAGCAATAATGATTGTTGCCGAAACAATAAGAGCAATCGAGTAAGTGTTTTTTAACGCCATAACTCTCTCCTTGTTGTTTGGCCTCCGGTCTAATAACTTTTTTGACCTTATCAGATTGAGCAACACTTGCCGTGCTGCGGATCACACAAAGACATGTTTCCAGAAGCACTGGATCCGGAGAGAGGTCAGAATAAAAAAACAAGAAAATTTTTTTTTATTTTGCGTTACACGCTTGCCGACAGCTCATTGCAATCCTATTTTGCCGCTCGAAGCGGTTCTTCTGGCGGTTGCCCGGACCGCCGGTCACTGACCTTTTGAGGAGTTTGTCATGTCATTCGAATTGCCCGACCTGCCATATGCATATGATGCCCTGGCACCTTACATGTCTGCTGAAACCCTGGAATTTCATCATGACAAACACCACCAGGCCTATGTTACCAAAGGCAACGAGCTGCTTGCCGGCGGTGGTCTGGAAGGCAAGTCTCTTGAAGACATCGTGAAGGAGAGCTACGGCAAAAACGCACCGCTCTTCAACAACGCTGGTCAGCACTACAATCACATCCATTTCTGGAAGTGGATGAAGAAAAACGGCGGCGGCTCTTCCTTGCCGGGTGCACTTGCTTCCGCAATTGACAGTGATTTGGGCGGGTTCGACAAGTTCCGCGCTGATTTCATTGCCGCTGGCGTTGGCCAGTTCGGTTCCGGTTGGGCTTGGGTTGCCGTGAAAGACGGCAAGCTTGAGATCATGAAGACACCTAACGGCGAGAACCCGCTGGTTCACGGTGCAACACCGATCCTCGGCTGCGATGTGTGGGAGCACTCCTATTACATCGATTATCGCAATGCGCGACCGAAATATCTGGAAGCATTTGTCGACAGCATGATCGACTGGGACTATGTGCTGGAGCTTTACGAAGCAGCCACCAGGTAACATCGTCGTATCGATGTGAATACGAAGCCCCGGTCTCGCGACCGGGGTTTTTTGTTGTGTCATGCAAAGAGCGACACTTTGTTACAAAATAGGCAGGTGATCACAGGAGCGTGATTTTGATAGTGCTCCGATCTTGCGCTGTACTCAGCAAGGTATGAAATGCCATCGAACTCATGACGCGAGAGGGAGAAAAATATGCGCATTGTCAGGAAAATGGCCGTGGCCGGATTGGTTTTAGGTCTTGGTGCAGTCAGCATTGCCGCGCAGGCATCCGACGACCCCATTGAAACCCGCAAGGCAATTATGTCGTCTGTTGGTGCAGCTGCCGGTTTGGGCGGCGGCATGATGAAAGCCGAAATCGACTATGTTCCTGCTGCTGGAAAAGCAGCAATCGCCACCGTAAGAGCCGCTTCTCTGACATTTGGTGACTATTATCCTGCGGGTTCCGATCAGGGCGACACCGGGGCAGCCGCGGCGATCTGGGAAGATCCGGACGGGTTTGCCGCCGAGCTTGCAAAGTTTCAGGCTGCAACTGAAAAGGCCGCTGCGGCTTCAGGAAAAGACGGTCCGGCGGATCTTGACGCATTCAAAGGAGCCATGGGGCCGGTTCTTGCAACTTGCAAATCCTGCCACGAGACGTACCGTAAGAAGAACTGACCGGGCGCGATCCGGAGATTCTCTTTGGTCTTTTCGGGAGAGGCCCGATGAAAAAGGCAATCCTTGTAATTGTTGTTCTGGCGGGGATTGCCGCCGCCATCGGTTGGGGCCTCTCTGCGCCCACACGAATGAGTGCGGAACAGGCGTCCGCGCTGAAAGAAGGCGATCCCGCGAAGGGTGAGCTTGTCTTCTGGGCAGGTGGCTGCGCTTCCTGCCATGCCGAGAAGGGAGCAAAGGGCGACGATCTCTTGAACCTTGGCGGCGGCTTGCGACTCGAAACGCCCTTCGGCGTGTTCGTTGCTCCCAACATTTCGTCGAGCGAGGCCGACGGGATCGGTGGCTGGTCTCTGATTGATTTTGCAAATGCAATGACGCACGGAACGTCACCTGACGGTCAGAATTTCTATCCGGCCTTTCCATATACTTCTTACGCGCGCATGACGCCGGAAGACCTTGGTGATCTTTACGCGTTCCTGGCAACGGTCCCGTCCATTGACGGCAAAGCTGCGCCGCATGAGCTCGGCTTTCCTTTCAATATTCGCCGGGGCCTCGGGTTGTGGAAACGTATGTTCCTGGATCCGGCTCCCGTCGTTTCGCAGCCGAGTGGCGATGGCGATATAGACACTGAGCTATGGGACCGCGGCCGCTATCTCGTTGAAGGGCCAGGCCACTGCGGTGAGTGCCACACACCACGCGATTTTGCCGGCGGACTCATTTTGTCTGACTGGCTTGGCGGTGCGCCTGCTCCCACTGGAGAAGGGAGAATTCCGGACATCACGCCGACGCCAGGAGGGTTTGGCAGCTGGAGCGCTGCTGACATTGCTTACTATCTGGAAAGCGGTTTTACGCCGGAATATGATTCCGTGGGTGGTGAAATGGTGCATGTGCAGGAAAACATGGCCCGCCTTCCAGCAAGTGACAGAAATGCGATTGCGGCCTATCTGAAAGCAATTCCAGTCGTCGCTGAACCGGCAAACTGACCAAAACCATCAAGTGGACGCCATCAGCCAATCTCATGACATTACAGAGCAGTATCACAATATCGCCCGTGGAGAGTGCGCGGGATCTGGACACCGTGAAGGATCTCTTCCGAGCCTATGTCGACTGGCTCGATATCGACTTGTCCTACCAGGGTTTTGAAGAAGAACTTGCTGGTATGCCGGGCAAGTATGCACCTCCGAAGGGTGCTCTTTTCCTGGCAAAAGACGAGACGAATGCGATCCTTGGCTGTGTCGGCCTGAGGGCTTTTGATGAAAACGGCGCCTGTGAGATGAAGCGGCTCTATGTTCTGCCGAAAGGGCGGGGACGCGGTGTTGGAGCCGGTTTGGTCGAGCGCGTGCTTGATGCCGCCGTTACGGCTGGGTACAGCGAAATGCTACTGGATACATTGCCGTCCATGTCTGGCGCCATCAAGCTCTACAAGGCTGCGGGCTTTGTTGAAGTGCCTGCCTACTATTCTACTCCGATCGAAGAAACGATCTTTTTCAAGAAAGACCTTTCGGTACGTTGAAGCAGTGCATCCGGGCAGTGTTAAGCCGCAATGGTCGCTTCGATTTCCACCTTCAGTTCCGGCGCGAACAATCCTGAAACCATCACAAGCGAGCTTGCTGGAACCGCGTCCTTGTATCGGGCCGAAAGCGCGGCTCTTATGCCGGGAATGTCAGCCGGGTCAGTCACGAAAACCGTAACCTTGATGAGGTCGGCAAGTGATCTGCCAAATTGCTCTGCGATAAATTCCAATTGTTCAAGCACGGCATAGGTTTGTTCACGCGCCGAGCCTTTTTGCCGATCGGTGCCGAAGGCCGTAAAGCCGGAGGTGAAAAGCGTATCCCCGTGTCTGACGACGTGTGAGTAGGGGCCAAC belongs to Roseibium porphyridii and includes:
- a CDS encoding branched-chain amino acid aminotransferase: MSGWSDTWTWIDGTWHEGNPPIMGPRTHASWLGSSVFDGARFFDGVMPDIDLHCLRVNDSALALGIKPTMKVGDMVELTKEGCAKFKGDQQIYVKPMYWSEHDGPGVITGDPNSTRFCLCLFDAPMAPKDTAMSITLSPYRRPTMECMPVNAKAGCLYPNNARAMVEAKERGFDNAVVRDMLGNVAELTSANIFMAKDGKVHTPAPNGTFLNGITRQRVIQLLRSAGFDVFERTMGYQDFLEADEIFSTGNYNKVTPVKRIEKRDLQPGPIAARARDLYWDFSHS
- a CDS encoding YbfB/YjiJ family MFS transporter, giving the protein MKALSRDPATLAIGGLCALAAAMGIGRFVYTPILPFMTEGLNLPADEAGLIAAANFLGYLSGALAGASRFLSGSPRMWFLGGLLVSALTSAAMALTTALFAFLAIRFLSGVASAFVLVFSTTLILERLNAAGRGGLSALHFAGVGCGIAFSAILVASLAHAGTDWRGLWLASGAATFVLLVLAAFLVPGKDTSLLNPSNEATTSAVNSYETTISYLEPGLVRLILAYGLFGFGYVITATFVSTIARTTPALQPAEPFVWLTVGLFAVPSIYIWNKVSNSLGARRAFALASVIEAAGVALTVIGQAPSVFLLGAALLGGTFMGMTALGLMEGRRLASAGGPEAIRRMLAILTASFGIGQVIGPWFAGYLHNLTGSFDGASLAAAVALLVAAALAVR
- a CDS encoding DUF1761 domain-containing protein, whose protein sequence is MEVENVNWIAVGAGTVVAFLFGWLVYSPLLFAKAWAQGSGVELNKDSKPPMSAMMLQIIGLFFLATVIGITATFNALFAAILAILAAAALTISNGAFCKKSFAALAIDAGYIVGAGVLMILAQALL
- a CDS encoding superoxide dismutase gives rise to the protein MSFELPDLPYAYDALAPYMSAETLEFHHDKHHQAYVTKGNELLAGGGLEGKSLEDIVKESYGKNAPLFNNAGQHYNHIHFWKWMKKNGGGSSLPGALASAIDSDLGGFDKFRADFIAAGVGQFGSGWAWVAVKDGKLEIMKTPNGENPLVHGATPILGCDVWEHSYYIDYRNARPKYLEAFVDSMIDWDYVLELYEAATR
- a CDS encoding c-type cytochrome — its product is MRIVRKMAVAGLVLGLGAVSIAAQASDDPIETRKAIMSSVGAAAGLGGGMMKAEIDYVPAAGKAAIATVRAASLTFGDYYPAGSDQGDTGAAAAIWEDPDGFAAELAKFQAATEKAAAASGKDGPADLDAFKGAMGPVLATCKSCHETYRKKN
- a CDS encoding c-type cytochrome, translated to MKKAILVIVVLAGIAAAIGWGLSAPTRMSAEQASALKEGDPAKGELVFWAGGCASCHAEKGAKGDDLLNLGGGLRLETPFGVFVAPNISSSEADGIGGWSLIDFANAMTHGTSPDGQNFYPAFPYTSYARMTPEDLGDLYAFLATVPSIDGKAAPHELGFPFNIRRGLGLWKRMFLDPAPVVSQPSGDGDIDTELWDRGRYLVEGPGHCGECHTPRDFAGGLILSDWLGGAPAPTGEGRIPDITPTPGGFGSWSAADIAYYLESGFTPEYDSVGGEMVHVQENMARLPASDRNAIAAYLKAIPVVAEPAN
- a CDS encoding GNAT family N-acetyltransferase, coding for MTLQSSITISPVESARDLDTVKDLFRAYVDWLDIDLSYQGFEEELAGMPGKYAPPKGALFLAKDETNAILGCVGLRAFDENGACEMKRLYVLPKGRGRGVGAGLVERVLDAAVTAGYSEMLLDTLPSMSGAIKLYKAAGFVEVPAYYSTPIEETIFFKKDLSVR
- a CDS encoding RidA family protein; protein product: MTLTRKNFEKLGLPVGPYSHVVRHGDTLFTSGFTAFGTDRQKGSAREQTYAVLEQLEFIAEQFGRSLADLIKVTVFVTDPADIPGIRAALSARYKDAVPASSLVMVSGLFAPELKVEIEATIAA